One Oncorhynchus keta strain PuntledgeMale-10-30-2019 chromosome 22, Oket_V2, whole genome shotgun sequence DNA window includes the following coding sequences:
- the LOC118401383 gene encoding follistatin-related protein 3-like isoform X2, with translation MGFLIALFGVTVALSQMFGRYTVNAGMCWLQQSQEQRCDMVLMRGVSREECCSGGRLDTAWSNTSLPINEVSLLGFLGIVSCKPCKETCDGVNCGPGKVCTLNAGRPQCACSPDCTNISKKHAVCGSDGNSYRDECVLLMARCKGHPDLEVMYQGECKKSCSNVVCPGTHTCVTDQTNSAHCVMCRTTPCPIPLKSEMPICGNDNITYPSACHLRRATCFLGRSIGVRHYGNCTSKSPSPFLICQHIA, from the exons ATGGGCTTTTTGATTGCTCTTTTCGGTGTGACAGTTGCTTTGAGTCAAATGTTTGGAAGATATACTGTAAATG CGGGGATGTGTTGGCTGCAGCAGAGCCAAGAGCAGCGCTGTGACATGGTGCTGATGCGTGGGGTCAGCAGGGAGGAATGCTGCTCCGGGGGCCGTCTGGACACGGCCTGGTCCAACACTAGTCTGCCTATCAATGAGGTCAGCCTACTGGGCTTCCTGGGAATCGTGTCCTGCAAACCCTGCAAAG AGACTTGTGATGGTGTGAACTGCGGCCCAGGGAAGGTGTGTACGTTGAATGCTGGACGTCCTCAGTGTGCATGCTCTCCCGACTGCACTAACATCTCCAAAAAGCATGCTGTGTGTGGCAGCGATGGGAACTCCTATCGTGACGAGTGTGTCCTCCTGATGGCCCGCTGTAAGGGACACCCTGATCTGGAGGTCATGTACCAGGGAGAATGCAAAA AGTCTTGCTCCAATGTGGTGTGCCCAGGTACCCACACCTGTGTGACAGATCAGACTAACAGTGCCCACTGTGTCATGTGCCGCACAACCCCCTGCCCAATACCGCTGAAGTCCGAGATGCCTATATGTGGCAACGACAACATCACCTACCCCAGCGCCTGCCACCTCCGTAGAGCCACCTGCTTCCTGGGGCGCTCCATAGGAGTGCGTCACTATGGCAACTGCACTAGTAAATCCCCTTCACCGTTCCTGATCTGTCAACACATAGCCTAA
- the LOC118401383 gene encoding follistatin-related protein 3-like isoform X1 yields the protein MGFLIALFGVTVALSQMFGRYTVNAGMCWLQQSQEQRCDMVLMRGVSREECCSGGRLDTAWSNTSLPINEVSLLGFLGIVSCKPCKETCDGVNCGPGKVCTLNAGRPQCACSPDCTNISKKHAVCGSDGNSYRDECVLLMARCKGHPDLEVMYQGECKKSCSNVVCPGTHTCVTDQTNSAHCVMCRTTPCPIPLKSEMPICGNDNITYPSACHLRRATCFLGRSIGVRHYGNCTSVPRNTLALEGSEENSL from the exons ATGGGCTTTTTGATTGCTCTTTTCGGTGTGACAGTTGCTTTGAGTCAAATGTTTGGAAGATATACTGTAAATG CGGGGATGTGTTGGCTGCAGCAGAGCCAAGAGCAGCGCTGTGACATGGTGCTGATGCGTGGGGTCAGCAGGGAGGAATGCTGCTCCGGGGGCCGTCTGGACACGGCCTGGTCCAACACTAGTCTGCCTATCAATGAGGTCAGCCTACTGGGCTTCCTGGGAATCGTGTCCTGCAAACCCTGCAAAG AGACTTGTGATGGTGTGAACTGCGGCCCAGGGAAGGTGTGTACGTTGAATGCTGGACGTCCTCAGTGTGCATGCTCTCCCGACTGCACTAACATCTCCAAAAAGCATGCTGTGTGTGGCAGCGATGGGAACTCCTATCGTGACGAGTGTGTCCTCCTGATGGCCCGCTGTAAGGGACACCCTGATCTGGAGGTCATGTACCAGGGAGAATGCAAAA AGTCTTGCTCCAATGTGGTGTGCCCAGGTACCCACACCTGTGTGACAGATCAGACTAACAGTGCCCACTGTGTCATGTGCCGCACAACCCCCTGCCCAATACCGCTGAAGTCCGAGATGCCTATATGTGGCAACGACAACATCACCTACCCCAGCGCCTGCCACCTCCGTAGAGCCACCTGCTTCCTGGGGCGCTCCATAGGAGTGCGTCACTATGGCAACTGCACTA gtgttcCAAGAAACACCCTGGCTTTGGAGGGCAGTGAGGAGAATTCACTCTAA